The genomic region AACGGTTCCATAACGGTCTTCTCCTTTTACCCGGATATCGTCACCATCAAGGAGGTGGGGGATCCCCTGCAGCTCGGGGAGTTCTTCGGCCTCTCCGATTCCCGCCTGAAGGCGAAGATCATCTTTGCCCAGGGACGGCAGAACACGAATTACGACATCAACCTCTATGCCTGCCATCCTTTCTTCATCCAGGGTTTCGGTTCCATGACCAACGGCGAGAACACGGCCTTCGTGCCTATCAGGGAGTTCCTTGCGAGCAGGGGGTTTGCGGGGTACACGGGGTACGACAGCGACAGCGAGGTCTTTACGCACATCCTCCACTACGCGGTGAAGAAGCTCGGCTATCCCCTCCACTATTACAAGGACGTCATCACGCCTCTGGGCGAGGGTGACCTCTGGCGGCGCGAAGACAGCGAGGTGCTTTCCCTCATGCGGGTGGCCCTTCGCCCGCTGTGTATCGACGGGCCGAACGTCATCATCGGGTTCACCCCTGACGGTTCCTGTTTCATGGTCCACGACGCGAAGAAGCTCCGCCCCGGGGTTGTGGGCGGTGTCAGGGGAAAGGTCGGGCTCGTGTCGGAGGAGTGCGGGCTCGAGAGCATGGTCCCCCAAAGAGAGAGTGCCAGGGACATCTTCCCCATGAAACATGACATGGTCATCGTTTCCCCGGGAGCGCAGGAGGTGCGGGTATGGAATCAGCTGTACGGCTGGACCACAATCATGAACTGACGGTCAAGGACCTTCCCTATATCGTCGTGTGGCGCGAGGACAGGTGCAAGAGATGCGGCCGGTGCACCGCCGTGTGCCCCATGTCTGCCATCGAGCCTTCGGTGGTGACAAGGCGCGAGGTGAGCTCCGAAGACGCGTCCCCCACTCCGAAGGTCACGCGGAAGACCGTTGTCGTGGTGAAGCAGACCACGGACATCGAACG from Syntrophorhabdus sp. harbors:
- a CDS encoding glutamate synthase, with translation MCRLAAITSNEYLNPMECIGALETMHEGHDGSGMGLILKNLGGELAEFSDYPVLSGICSKDGLYTLDEYLFHAGFRLKHQWRPALRPVKGIKRKDHYFAKVYDYPEEYEDRSQEEKEELLIETRLTLRCMGEANGSITVFSFYPDIVTIKEVGDPLQLGEFFGLSDSRLKAKIIFAQGRQNTNYDINLYACHPFFIQGFGSMTNGENTAFVPIREFLASRGFAGYTGYDSDSEVFTHILHYAVKKLGYPLHYYKDVITPLGEGDLWRREDSEVLSLMRVALRPLCIDGPNVIIGFTPDGSCFMVHDAKKLRPGVVGGVRGKVGLVSEECGLESMVPQRESARDIFPMKHDMVIVSPGAQEVRVWNQLYGWTTIMN